From the genome of Mycobacterium kansasii ATCC 12478:
GCCGACTATGCGCGGCTGGATTTCCTGGCCGGGCTGCGGGTGGTGCCGGCCCAGCTCGGCGGTGCGGCCGGGCTGGTCGGCGCGGCCCGGCTGGTGGGGCCCGGCTAGCCGGGGGCCGCGACGGTCCGGCTATATCGCCCCGCTTGATCCATCGAGCGTGAGTTGTTGGCCTCGACTGTGCAACCTGGGCGGAGACGTCGGCGTGTCGTCGCCCTGCGTGCACATTCGAAGCCGTGGGAGCACACTCGACGTCGTCGGGGCCCGCGGCGTACGCGGTTTTGGCCGATCTAGCAGGTGACGCTATTGTTGTTGCCGATCCACCGAAGACCGTCGGCCACCGAGCAATCGGTTGAAGGTCCGGGAATATCCCGGCGGCCCACGCAGGAGGACGAGGCATCAGCACCGGCGCCAGTGTCGGTGCATCGTTACGCCCCGTGCCGCTTCCTGCGCCGGGGCGTTCGTCGTTCCTGGAGAGTGTCCGCGTTCCGAGGTGGCCGCAGTCGCACACTTCAGGAGGTATGCATGGCCAGGGCTGACAAGGCCACCGCCGTTGCAGACATCGCAGAGCGCTTCAAGGCCTCGACCGCGACCGTCATCACCGAATACCGCGGCTTGACGGTGGCCAACCTGGCCCAGCTGCGCCGATCGCTGGGCGAGTCGGCCACCTACGCCGTGGCCAAGAACACCCTCATCAAGCGAGCGGCCTCCGAGGCCGGTATCGACGGCCTCGATGAGCTGTTCGCGGGCCCCACGGCGATCGCGTTCGTCACCGGTGAACCGGTCGACGCGGCCAAGGCCCTCAAGACCTTCGCCAGGGAACACAAGGCGCTGGTCATCAAGGGCGGCTACATGGACGGCCATCCGTTGACCGTCGCCGA
Proteins encoded in this window:
- the rplJ gene encoding 50S ribosomal protein L10 translates to MARADKATAVADIAERFKASTATVITEYRGLTVANLAQLRRSLGESATYAVAKNTLIKRAASEAGIDGLDELFAGPTAIAFVTGEPVDAAKALKTFAREHKALVIKGGYMDGHPLTVAEVERIADLESREVLLAKLAGAMKGNLAKAAGLFNAPASQVARLAAALQEKRAAAEPAADVPATTPDTPAPEPASAE